In the genome of Hymenobacter taeanensis, one region contains:
- a CDS encoding N-acyl-D-amino-acid deacylase family protein: MRILALLGFLLLTRLSLSQTTPADVLIRNGRLYDGTGNAWTYADVAIRAGRIVAVGQLPADFAATTVIDAKGLAVAPGFIDVHTHIEDDEVRQPTADNFLYDGVTTVVTGNCGSSRLPLGQYFRTLDSLHLSVNTASFVGHGTVRKAVMGRSKRAPSEAELRQMEDLVAQAMQDGAVGLSSGLIYVPGTYSRTPEMVRLARVAAQYHGLYATHMRNESDSVTFAIQEALQVAREAGLPLEISHLKLSGQQNWGQADKLLGLIEQARQAGQQVTIDQYPYTASSTSLSTLLPDDVQADGRDSLRVRLQRPKVRAAVEADMLRRLKRRGLKHFSYAVVASFPPDTSYQGLSIEEINRRRKRPHNARAEAATIMELVLEHDAGMVFHGMSEPDVQQIMRYPQNMVASDASIRVWQQGMPHPRGYGSNARVLGHYVRELHVLTLEDAIRRMTSLPAQTMGFTDRGLLRPGYAADIVIFDPATVQDRSTFTQPHQYSVGMRYVLVNGRLTVQEGKHTGLRNGQVLYGGGKR, encoded by the coding sequence ATGCGCATACTCGCACTGCTTGGCTTTCTACTCCTCACGCGTCTAAGCTTGTCCCAGACGACGCCGGCGGATGTGCTCATTCGCAACGGCCGGCTCTACGATGGCACCGGTAACGCCTGGACGTATGCTGATGTGGCCATTAGGGCCGGGCGGATTGTGGCCGTAGGCCAGTTGCCCGCCGATTTTGCTGCTACTACCGTCATTGATGCGAAAGGCTTGGCCGTGGCGCCGGGCTTTATCGACGTGCACACCCACATTGAAGACGATGAAGTGCGCCAGCCTACGGCCGATAACTTCCTCTACGATGGCGTAACAACGGTAGTAACCGGCAACTGTGGCTCGTCAAGGTTGCCGCTAGGCCAGTATTTCCGAACCCTCGATAGTCTGCACCTCTCCGTGAATACGGCCTCGTTTGTGGGGCATGGCACTGTGCGCAAAGCCGTGATGGGCCGGTCCAAGCGGGCTCCTAGTGAGGCGGAACTGCGGCAGATGGAGGATCTGGTGGCTCAGGCCATGCAAGACGGAGCCGTGGGCCTATCCTCGGGGCTGATTTACGTGCCGGGTACGTATTCCCGCACGCCCGAAATGGTGCGGCTGGCCCGGGTGGCTGCCCAGTACCACGGTCTCTACGCCACCCACATGCGCAACGAAAGCGACAGTGTGACCTTTGCCATTCAGGAGGCGCTGCAAGTGGCCCGTGAAGCCGGCCTGCCCCTCGAAATATCTCACTTGAAACTAAGCGGTCAGCAGAACTGGGGCCAAGCCGATAAGCTGCTAGGCCTCATTGAGCAAGCCCGCCAGGCCGGTCAGCAAGTCACCATCGACCAGTATCCGTACACGGCCAGCTCTACCTCACTTAGCACCCTGCTCCCCGATGATGTACAAGCCGACGGTCGCGACTCCCTGCGCGTGCGGCTGCAGCGCCCGAAGGTGCGCGCCGCCGTGGAAGCCGATATGCTCCGGCGCCTGAAGCGGCGCGGCCTCAAGCACTTCAGCTACGCCGTGGTGGCCAGCTTCCCGCCAGATACCAGCTACCAGGGCCTCAGCATTGAGGAAATCAACCGCCGCCGAAAGCGCCCCCACAACGCCCGCGCCGAGGCGGCCACTATCATGGAGCTTGTGCTGGAGCATGATGCCGGCATGGTGTTTCATGGCATGAGTGAGCCCGATGTGCAGCAGATTATGCGTTACCCGCAGAACATGGTGGCTTCTGATGCCAGCATCCGGGTGTGGCAGCAGGGCATGCCGCACCCCCGCGGTTACGGCTCCAATGCCCGCGTGCTAGGCCACTACGTGCGCGAACTGCACGTGCTCACCCTCGAAGACGCCATCCGGCGCATGACCAGCCTGCCCGCCCAAACTATGGGCTTCACCGACCGTGGCCTGCTGCGCCCCGGCTACGCCGCCGACATCGTCATCTTCGACCCGGCCACGGTGCAAGACCGCTCCACCTTCACGCAGCCTCATCAATATTCGGTGGGTATGCGCTACGTGTTGGTAAACGGCCGCCTGACGGTGCAGGAGGGGAAGCATACTGGCCTGCGCAATGGGCAAGTGTTGTATGGGGGCGGTAAGAGGTAG
- a CDS encoding DUF421 domain-containing protein — protein sequence MLLAADIKPFDWDRILFSVDAPPLFLLEVVFRCVVTYLLMLGALRVTGRRGVRQLSIFELSIILGLGSAAGDAMLYHDTPLLYAVVVFAVVTGLYLLFNRLTERFTKFSDWLEGKPVLLVENGLIQLENFRKQNLTQKELFGELRQLQVEHLGQVRRAYIEATGNLSIFFFDEQEPVRPGMPIWPERVEHTRKRVEEAGKYACATCGHVQELPRGGTATCPNCQADRWIPASEARRVA from the coding sequence ATGTTGCTTGCCGCTGATATCAAGCCCTTTGATTGGGACCGAATCCTTTTTTCTGTTGATGCGCCCCCGCTCTTTCTGCTGGAAGTAGTATTTCGTTGCGTGGTAACGTACCTGCTCATGTTGGGCGCCCTGCGCGTTACGGGGCGGCGGGGCGTGCGGCAGCTCTCCATCTTTGAGCTGAGCATTATTCTGGGCCTGGGCTCCGCCGCCGGCGACGCCATGCTCTACCACGATACTCCCCTGCTGTATGCCGTCGTGGTATTTGCCGTGGTTACGGGGCTCTATTTGCTCTTCAACCGCCTCACAGAGAGGTTTACCAAGTTCAGCGACTGGCTGGAGGGCAAGCCGGTACTGCTGGTAGAAAATGGGCTTATTCAACTTGAAAACTTTCGCAAGCAGAACCTGACGCAAAAGGAGCTGTTTGGGGAACTGCGCCAGCTCCAAGTGGAACACCTAGGCCAGGTACGCCGCGCCTACATTGAGGCCACCGGCAACCTCAGCATCTTCTTCTTCGACGAGCAGGAACCCGTGCGGCCCGGTATGCCTATTTGGCCGGAACGCGTGGAGCATACCCGCAAACGAGTAGAAGAAGCCGGGAAATATGCCTGTGCTACCTGCGGCCACGTGCAGGAGCTCCCGCGCGGGGGCACTGCCACCTGCCCCAACTGCCAAGCCGATAGGTGGATACCCGCCAGCGAAGCCAGACGAGTGGCCTAG
- the gloA2 gene encoding SMU1112c/YaeR family gloxylase I-like metalloprotein: MLSLLRVHHIAIICSDYAASKRFYTEVLGLEVQQEIYRAARNSYKLDLALNGQYLIELFSFPETPARLSRPEATGLRHLAFAVTDLDATVRELDRHQVAYELIRIDEATGRRFTFIQDPDGLPVEFYEL, encoded by the coding sequence ATGCTTTCCCTGCTCCGCGTCCATCACATTGCCATCATCTGCTCCGATTACGCCGCGTCAAAACGGTTTTACACCGAGGTGCTGGGCCTGGAGGTGCAACAGGAAATCTACCGCGCCGCCCGCAACTCCTACAAGCTGGATCTGGCCCTCAATGGGCAGTACCTCATCGAGCTGTTTTCCTTCCCCGAAACCCCTGCGCGCCTCTCCCGCCCCGAGGCTACTGGCCTACGCCACTTAGCCTTCGCCGTCACTGACCTCGATGCCACCGTACGCGAATTGGATAGGCACCAAGTGGCCTACGAGCTCATTCGGATAGACGAAGCTACCGGCCGGCGCTTCACCTTCATTCAGGACCCCGACGGCTTGCCGGTTGAGTTTTACGAGCTCTAG
- a CDS encoding D-alanyl-D-alanine carboxypeptidase/D-alanyl-D-alanine-endopeptidase, translated as MLVFRVLLSAMLGLLSLLAAPAFAQKKVAVAAASTARPVWLDQQIRESAVLRQHNVGVCLTDVATGEVVYEMNSDRYFTPASTMKLFSLYAGLHMLPDSLPSLHYVLRQDSLLFWGTGDPTLLHGDVPSSRALTFLQNRPEKLFYAAVPCAPAYGPGWTWDDYNYYFQPERGAFPVYGHTVRFYAKAGQPLPRVYPRFFRPLMAVAPIGYPNMADDHVRRETLENRFCVFPSSKNWVDETPFRTSTSLLLQLLQDTLRRPILPAALRLRPQDSVRTLRGLAVDSLYRRMLRVSDNFLAEQLLLMCASSLSNDSLSSQRVIRAMQANYLRTLPDKPQWVDGSGLSRLNLVTPRTLVALLLKLHQEVPEPRLFDWLAAGGRQGTLRRVYRDPQGPWLWGKTGTLTNNHNLVGYLRTKSGRLLAFSFMNNNHIAETSTIRKEMERVLTQVRERM; from the coding sequence ATGTTGGTTTTTCGTGTTCTGTTAAGCGCTATGCTAGGCCTATTAAGCTTGCTGGCGGCACCGGCTTTTGCCCAGAAAAAAGTAGCTGTAGCCGCCGCAAGCACCGCTAGGCCAGTCTGGCTAGATCAGCAGATCCGGGAATCGGCGGTGTTGCGCCAGCACAACGTGGGCGTGTGCCTGACTGATGTGGCTACGGGAGAGGTGGTGTATGAGATGAACTCTGACCGGTACTTTACGCCGGCCAGCACCATGAAGCTGTTTAGCCTGTACGCGGGCCTGCACATGCTGCCCGACTCATTGCCCAGCCTGCACTACGTATTGCGCCAAGACTCTCTGCTGTTTTGGGGCACCGGCGACCCAACCCTCCTGCATGGTGATGTGCCCTCAAGCCGGGCGCTAACCTTTCTGCAAAACCGCCCCGAAAAGCTGTTTTACGCTGCGGTGCCCTGCGCCCCGGCATACGGGCCCGGCTGGACCTGGGACGACTACAATTACTATTTCCAGCCTGAGCGGGGGGCATTCCCGGTGTACGGGCACACGGTGCGCTTCTACGCCAAAGCCGGGCAGCCGCTGCCCCGCGTGTATCCCCGCTTTTTTCGGCCGTTAATGGCGGTGGCACCCATCGGGTACCCAAATATGGCCGATGATCATGTGCGGCGCGAAACGCTTGAAAACCGCTTTTGCGTTTTCCCCAGCTCCAAAAACTGGGTTGATGAGACTCCCTTCCGCACGAGCACGTCGTTGCTGCTCCAACTTCTGCAAGACACCTTGCGGCGCCCCATTCTGCCGGCCGCACTGCGCCTTCGCCCCCAAGACTCCGTGCGTACCCTGCGGGGCTTGGCAGTAGACTCATTGTACCGCCGCATGCTGCGCGTGAGTGATAATTTCCTAGCGGAGCAGCTGCTGCTTATGTGCGCCTCCAGCCTGAGTAATGATTCTCTTAGCTCACAGCGGGTTATCAGGGCCATGCAGGCGAACTACTTGCGTACCCTCCCCGATAAGCCCCAGTGGGTAGATGGCTCGGGGCTCTCACGCTTGAACCTCGTGACGCCGCGCACCTTGGTAGCCTTGCTGCTGAAGCTACACCAGGAGGTGCCCGAGCCTCGCCTCTTCGACTGGCTAGCCGCCGGTGGCCGGCAGGGCACCTTGCGCCGCGTATACCGCGACCCGCAAGGCCCCTGGCTCTGGGGCAAAACCGGTACGCTTACCAACAACCACAACCTGGTGGGGTACCTGCGCACAAAATCAGGCCGGCTGCTGGCCTTCAGCTTCATGAACAACAACCACATAGCCGAGACCAGCACCATCCGGAAGGAAATGGAGCGAGTACTGACGCAGGTACGGGAGCGGATGTAG
- the blaOXA gene encoding class D beta-lactamase, whose amino-acid sequence MLRICLLLLSLGSILLLGATPAPIITERNFQAHFDHYGVKGSILLFEKPAGRYVAYNLQRCRQGFLPASTFKIPNTLIGLQTGALPDTATMCKWDGVQRKFPQWNHDMTYAQALRVSCVPCYQQLARRVGVESYHQWLRKLAYGHMDVTPQNLDGFWLDGNSRITQFEQLDFLQRLHAEKLPIATQHQRAVKRILQLQKTPEYTLYGKTGWTFSSATNVDNGWFVGWLDRADGRTIYFALNIEPQSGSANDQFINARRAITEAVLREMKWL is encoded by the coding sequence ATGCTACGAATCTGCCTTCTGCTTCTGAGCCTGGGGAGCATCCTGCTGCTGGGAGCCACGCCGGCGCCTATCATTACGGAGCGCAACTTTCAGGCGCACTTCGACCACTATGGCGTGAAGGGCTCCATCTTACTTTTCGAGAAGCCGGCCGGCCGGTATGTGGCCTATAACCTGCAACGCTGCCGCCAGGGTTTCCTGCCCGCCTCGACTTTCAAGATTCCCAATACCCTAATCGGCCTACAAACCGGCGCCCTTCCCGACACGGCTACTATGTGCAAGTGGGATGGGGTGCAGCGCAAGTTTCCGCAGTGGAACCATGATATGACGTACGCCCAGGCCTTGCGCGTATCGTGTGTGCCGTGCTACCAACAGCTGGCCCGGCGGGTAGGGGTGGAGTCCTACCACCAGTGGCTCCGGAAACTAGCCTACGGCCACATGGATGTTACGCCCCAGAATCTGGATGGATTCTGGCTGGATGGCAACTCCCGCATCACGCAGTTTGAGCAGCTCGATTTCCTGCAGCGCCTGCACGCTGAGAAGCTGCCCATTGCCACTCAGCACCAGCGGGCTGTGAAACGGATTTTACAGCTCCAGAAAACGCCTGAATACACGCTCTACGGCAAAACGGGCTGGACCTTCAGCTCTGCCACCAACGTTGATAACGGCTGGTTTGTAGGCTGGCTCGACCGCGCCGATGGCCGCACGATCTATTTCGCGCTAAACATAGAGCCACAATCAGGATCCGCAAATGACCAGTTCATCAACGCCCGCCGCGCCATCACCGAAGCGGTGCTTCGGGAAATGAAGTGGCTGTAG
- a CDS encoding GNAT family N-acetyltransferase, translating into MTIRIATHKDLDELYSLWCELMDEHQTFHPVFGYHPSADFQLKRVLRTRLAETNTRMFVAQGRYGLLGLMVATYQVGSTGMHYFRRGYIAETIVREAHRRQGLGRALFGVAKEWLTAQGADHLELQVAVANPAGRRFWESQGFAPTTFHMMQPLPKPPEE; encoded by the coding sequence ATGACCATTCGCATTGCTACCCACAAGGACCTGGATGAACTCTACAGCCTGTGGTGCGAGCTAATGGATGAGCACCAGACGTTTCATCCTGTATTTGGGTATCACCCCAGCGCCGATTTCCAGCTGAAGCGGGTGTTGCGCACCCGTTTGGCCGAGACCAACACCCGCATGTTTGTAGCCCAGGGGCGCTACGGTCTGCTAGGCCTGATGGTGGCTACGTACCAAGTGGGCAGCACCGGCATGCACTACTTCCGGCGCGGCTACATTGCCGAGACCATTGTGCGGGAGGCTCACCGGCGCCAGGGCCTGGGGCGGGCGCTGTTTGGAGTTGCCAAAGAGTGGCTCACAGCCCAGGGTGCCGACCACCTGGAGCTGCAGGTAGCAGTAGCCAACCCGGCCGGCCGCCGGTTTTGGGAATCCCAGGGTTTTGCACCTACCACGTTCCATATGATGCAGCCGCTGCCCAAGCCGCCGGAAGAGTAA
- a CDS encoding aldo/keto reductase gives MQHRELGRSGLQIAPLVLGGNVFGWTADEATSFRILDAFVAGGGNTIDTADGYSVWVPGHVGGESETIIGKWLQQRGRRDDVIIATKVGWEVNPENKGLKKDYILRAVEGSLKRLQTDYIDLYQSHKDDPTTPVEETLEAYAQLVKEGKVRAIGASNFSAARLRESIEASAKHGFPRYESLQPLYNLYDRTEFEQDLLPLMQEQNIGVIPYYGLAAGFLTGKYRREEDLKKSARGGGVGQKYLNDKGLKILGALDAVSSRLQATQAQVALAWIMAQPGLTAPIASATSPEQVTELLKATELQLSPEDLSELGQASA, from the coding sequence ATGCAACATCGTGAACTGGGCCGCTCCGGCCTGCAGATTGCGCCCCTCGTGCTGGGCGGCAACGTATTCGGCTGGACCGCCGACGAAGCCACTTCTTTCCGCATCCTGGATGCCTTTGTGGCGGGCGGCGGCAATACTATTGATACAGCCGATGGCTACTCGGTGTGGGTGCCGGGCCACGTGGGCGGCGAGTCGGAAACTATCATCGGCAAGTGGCTGCAGCAGCGCGGCCGCCGCGACGACGTCATCATCGCCACTAAAGTAGGCTGGGAAGTAAACCCCGAGAACAAGGGCCTTAAGAAAGACTACATTCTGCGGGCCGTGGAAGGCTCCCTCAAGCGCCTCCAGACGGATTATATCGATCTGTATCAATCACACAAAGACGACCCCACCACGCCCGTGGAGGAGACCCTGGAGGCCTATGCCCAGCTGGTGAAGGAAGGAAAGGTGCGCGCCATTGGGGCCTCCAACTTCTCGGCGGCCCGCCTGCGCGAGTCCATCGAGGCCAGCGCCAAGCACGGCTTTCCACGTTACGAGAGCCTGCAACCCCTGTATAACCTCTACGACCGCACCGAGTTTGAGCAGGACCTGCTGCCCCTCATGCAGGAGCAGAACATTGGCGTGATTCCCTACTACGGCCTGGCCGCAGGCTTCCTGACCGGCAAGTACCGCCGTGAGGAAGACCTCAAGAAAAGCGCCCGTGGCGGCGGCGTAGGCCAAAAATACCTCAACGACAAAGGCCTGAAAATCCTCGGTGCTCTTGATGCAGTTTCGTCTCGCCTGCAGGCCACCCAAGCCCAGGTAGCCTTGGCCTGGATCATGGCCCAGCCCGGCCTCACGGCCCCCATTGCCAGCGCCACCAGCCCCGAGCAGGTGACGGAGCTCCTGAAAGCCACTGAGCTACAGCTGAGCCCCGAAGACCTCTCGGAGCTAGGCCAGGCCAGCGCATAA
- a CDS encoding serine hydrolase domain-containing protein yields MKRLTSACLLVAALCANPAPAQAQKAVTFQTLDGRRLRSPNIDRLVQQLMDSARIPGLALALLEDNKVRYLHTYGLRNLETRAPLEPSTAMYGASLSKAVFAYLVMQLVQEKRLNLDRPLHEYMPKPLPEYDAYRELAGDERWRQLTARMALTHTTGLPNWRWIEPDKKLRFKFAPGAHYWYSGEGLQLLQLVVEQITGKSLTELSTERVFQPLGLSRTSYVWQPAFEGNYALGYDEQGQPLEKRKRTKPGAAGSLETTPADYAAFLAAVMQGRGLTPAAKQEMTRGQVHIPYKAQFGPLATVAAPDSNRTIRLAYGLGWGTFESPKYGHAYFKEGHDDGWENHSVVFANQKKGLLLMSNSSNADGIFRQLLERLLGDTDTPWQWENYVPYTAKQE; encoded by the coding sequence ATGAAACGACTCACCTCTGCGTGTCTGTTGGTTGCTGCCCTCTGCGCGAACCCGGCACCAGCGCAGGCACAAAAAGCCGTTACGTTTCAGACCCTGGATGGGCGCCGCCTGCGCAGCCCCAATATCGACCGGCTAGTGCAGCAGCTCATGGACTCAGCCCGCATACCGGGGCTGGCCCTGGCTCTGCTGGAAGACAACAAAGTGCGGTATCTGCACACCTACGGGCTGCGCAACCTCGAAACCCGCGCCCCCTTGGAGCCCAGCACCGCCATGTACGGCGCGTCTCTGAGCAAGGCGGTGTTTGCCTACCTCGTGATGCAGTTGGTGCAGGAAAAGCGCCTCAACCTCGATAGGCCTCTGCATGAGTATATGCCTAAGCCTCTGCCCGAATACGATGCCTACCGTGAGCTGGCCGGCGACGAGCGGTGGCGCCAGCTCACGGCCCGTATGGCCCTCACGCACACCACCGGCCTACCCAACTGGCGCTGGATTGAGCCCGACAAAAAGCTGCGCTTCAAGTTTGCGCCCGGTGCCCACTATTGGTACTCCGGCGAAGGCCTGCAGCTGTTGCAACTGGTGGTGGAGCAGATAACCGGGAAAAGCCTGACGGAGCTGAGTACCGAGCGAGTTTTTCAGCCCCTAGGCCTGTCGCGCACCAGCTACGTGTGGCAACCAGCCTTTGAGGGCAATTACGCCCTGGGTTACGACGAGCAGGGCCAGCCCCTGGAAAAGCGCAAGCGCACCAAGCCCGGCGCAGCCGGCTCCCTGGAAACCACGCCCGCCGACTACGCCGCCTTTCTGGCCGCCGTGATGCAGGGCCGCGGCCTGACGCCCGCCGCCAAACAGGAAATGACCCGTGGGCAGGTGCACATTCCCTACAAGGCTCAGTTTGGGCCGCTGGCCACCGTGGCCGCCCCCGACAGCAACCGTACCATCCGGCTGGCCTACGGGTTGGGCTGGGGCACATTTGAGTCGCCAAAGTATGGTCACGCCTACTTCAAAGAAGGCCACGACGACGGTTGGGAAAACCACAGCGTGGTGTTTGCTAACCAAAAAAAGGGCCTATTGCTGATGAGCAACAGCTCTAACGCCGACGGCATTTTCAGGCAACTTCTGGAGCGCCTACTCGGCGACACCGACACCCCGTGGCAGTGGGAAAACTACGTGCCGTACACCGCAAAGCAGGAATAG
- the serA gene encoding phosphoglycerate dehydrogenase yields MPEPAQPLPYLIIDFDSTFTQVEGLDELADIALQGQPNREEVVGAIRALTDRGMSGELNFSESLKQRLELLPARREHIALLVERLKGKVSESIIRNRSFFERFPGRVYIVSSGFREFIEPVVAEFGIDADHVLANTFTFDADGRITGFDTNNVLSRDGGKILQLRELELEGDVYALGDGYTDYQIREAGLANRFYAFTENVHREAVVARADEVLPSFDEFLYQNKLPMTLSYPKNRIKVLLLENPDPRAAEMFRQEGYQVDSVPGGLDEDELVQQIEGVSILGIRSKTQVTARVLEAANRLIAVGAFCIGTNQIDLTGCMKKGVAVFNAPFSNTRSVVELALGEIIMLARRIPEKSPKMHEGEWDKSAKGAFEIRGKKLGIVGYGNIGSQLSVVAEAVGMQVMYYDVAEKLQLGNAVKCRTLEELLRQSDIVTLHVDGRPANTNLIGAAELAMMKPGALLLNNSRGHVVDVPALAAVLRSGHLGGAAVDVFPHEPKTNHESFESELRGLPNVLLTPHIGGSTAEAQRNIAEFVPERIMQYVNTGNTQQSVNFPNIQLPEQQAHRLIHIHHNVPGVLARINNVLAQHHVNILGQYLKTNEHIGYVITDIDKQYEQEVIGELRKVEHTIKFRVLY; encoded by the coding sequence ATGCCAGAACCTGCTCAACCGCTCCCCTATCTCATTATTGATTTCGACAGCACCTTCACCCAGGTAGAAGGGCTTGATGAACTCGCCGACATTGCCCTGCAGGGCCAGCCCAACCGGGAGGAAGTGGTGGGCGCCATCCGGGCCCTCACCGACCGCGGCATGAGCGGCGAGCTGAACTTCTCCGAGTCGTTGAAGCAGCGCCTGGAGCTGCTGCCCGCCCGGCGCGAACATATTGCGTTGCTAGTGGAGCGGCTGAAAGGCAAAGTTTCGGAGAGCATTATCCGCAACCGCAGCTTCTTCGAGCGCTTTCCGGGGCGGGTGTACATCGTCAGCAGCGGGTTTCGGGAGTTTATTGAGCCGGTGGTGGCTGAGTTTGGCATCGATGCCGACCATGTGCTGGCCAACACCTTCACCTTTGATGCCGACGGCCGTATCACCGGCTTCGACACCAACAACGTGCTCAGCCGCGACGGCGGCAAAATTCTGCAGCTCCGCGAGCTTGAGTTGGAGGGCGACGTGTACGCCCTCGGCGACGGCTACACCGACTACCAGATTCGGGAGGCTGGCCTGGCCAACCGCTTCTACGCCTTCACCGAGAACGTGCACCGCGAGGCCGTAGTAGCCCGTGCCGATGAAGTACTACCCTCTTTCGACGAATTTCTCTACCAGAATAAGCTTCCGATGACGCTCTCTTATCCGAAAAACCGCATTAAAGTTCTGCTCCTCGAAAACCCTGATCCGCGCGCCGCGGAGATGTTCCGCCAGGAAGGTTACCAGGTAGATTCCGTACCCGGTGGCCTAGACGAAGACGAGCTGGTGCAGCAGATTGAAGGCGTGAGCATTTTGGGCATCCGGAGCAAAACGCAAGTAACGGCGCGGGTGCTGGAAGCCGCCAACCGCCTCATTGCTGTGGGCGCCTTCTGCATCGGCACCAACCAGATTGACCTGACCGGATGCATGAAGAAGGGCGTGGCCGTGTTCAACGCCCCCTTCTCCAACACCCGTTCGGTAGTAGAGCTAGCCCTAGGTGAAATTATCATGCTGGCCCGCCGCATCCCCGAGAAGAGCCCCAAAATGCACGAGGGCGAGTGGGATAAGTCGGCGAAAGGCGCCTTTGAAATTAGGGGCAAGAAGCTCGGCATTGTGGGCTACGGCAACATTGGCTCCCAGCTCTCCGTGGTGGCAGAGGCCGTTGGTATGCAAGTGATGTACTACGATGTGGCCGAAAAGCTCCAGCTCGGCAACGCCGTGAAGTGCCGCACCCTGGAGGAGCTGCTCCGCCAGTCCGATATCGTGACCCTGCACGTGGATGGCCGCCCCGCCAATACCAACCTCATTGGGGCCGCGGAGCTGGCCATGATGAAGCCCGGCGCCCTCCTGCTTAACAACAGCCGCGGCCACGTGGTAGACGTGCCGGCCCTGGCGGCCGTGCTCCGCTCCGGCCACCTCGGCGGTGCCGCCGTCGATGTGTTCCCCCACGAGCCCAAAACCAACCACGAAAGCTTTGAGAGTGAGCTGCGCGGCCTGCCCAACGTACTGCTCACGCCCCACATTGGCGGCAGCACCGCCGAGGCCCAGCGCAACATTGCCGAGTTTGTGCCCGAGCGTATTATGCAGTACGTGAACACCGGCAACACCCAGCAGAGCGTCAACTTCCCCAACATTCAGCTGCCTGAGCAGCAGGCCCACCGCCTCATTCACATTCACCACAATGTGCCCGGCGTGCTGGCCCGCATCAACAACGTGCTGGCCCAGCACCACGTCAACATCCTAGGCCAGTACCTCAAAACCAACGAGCACATCGGCTACGTGATTACCGACATCGACAAGCAGTACGAGCAGGAGGTTATTGGTGAGTTGCGCAAAGTGGAGCACACCATCAAGTTCCGGGTGCTGTACTAG